CCCGTATCACCGTGAAGGCCGGGGATGGCGGCCACGGCCTCATCGCTTTCCGCCGGGAGAAGTTCGTCCCCAAGGGTGGGCCCTCCGGGGGCAACGGCGGGCGCGGCGGCGACGTTATCTTGCTGGTGGACCCCCAGCTGGGCACCCTGCGGGATGTGCGCTACCACCGGCGCTACCGGGCTAAGCGGGGGCAGCATGGTGGCGGCGGCAATAAGCAGGGTGCGGTGGGGGCTGCCGTGACCGTCCGCGTGCCGCCGGGCACCCTGGTCAGGGACGCCGGCACGCGCCAGCCGCTGGCCGATCTCACCGAGCCGGGACAGACCTACTTGGCGGCCCGGGGCGGCCGGGGAGGTTTCGGCAACGCCCATTTCAAGTCGCCCACCAACCAGGCGCCCCACGAGGCAACTGATGGTGCGCCGGGGGAGCAGCGGGACATCGATCTGGAGCTGAAAGTGCTGGCCGATGTGGGGCTGGTGGGCTTTCCCAACGCCGGCAAGAGCACCCTCCTGTCGCGCCTTTCCAGGGCCCGGCCGAAGATCGCCGACTACCCCTTCACTACCCTCGAGCCCAACCTGGGTATTGTGAAGGTGGGGGACTATCGCAGCTTCGTCATGGCCGATATCCCCGGCCTTATCGAGGGGGCCAGCCGCGGCAAGGGGCTGGGGCTACAGTTCTTGCGCCATGTGGAGCGCACCCGTCTGCTGCTCTTTCTCATCGACGCCACCCTGCCCGAGCCGGTGGAGGCCCAGCTGGATGTACTCCGGCAGGAGCTGGCCACCTACGCGGTGGAGCTCCTGGACCGGGAAGCGCTGGTGGTGCTCACCAAACAAGACGCCTGGCAGCAAACCCCTGACACCGCGGCCTTGGAGCGCGCAGGCCATAGGTTGCTGGCCATTTCCGCCGTCACCGGTGAGGGGCTGCCCGAGCTCGTGCAGCGCATCGACGCGGAGCTCCAGCGGTCGCGGGAGCGAGCTCCCCATTCCGGCGCCGACTCGCACGGCCTGACCACCCATGCTGCCTGACGATGTCGTCATTACCTTGGGCGAGGTTCCCGGCCTGGGGTCGCGCAAGGTGCGGGCCATCCTCAGCCACTTCCCCGATGTGTCCGGCTGGGCCGACCTCCTGGCCTGTGATCTCACGTCGGTAGAGGGCATTTCCAGGACCCTGGCGGACAACGTCAGGGCCATCGACTCGGGCACCGGCGCCAGGCAGCTGGCGGAGCTCCCGCCATTGGGCGCGCGCTATGTTCACTATTGGCACGACGACTATCCTGCCCAGCTGCGCAGCCTCTATGACGCCCCGGCGGGGCTGTTTGTCCGGGGATCAGGCGATCTGTCTGGGGACTTCATTGCAGTGGTGGGCACCCGCAAGCCCAGCACCTACGGTCGCGAGCAGGCCCGGCGGCTCAGTCACGAGCTGGTGGCCGCGGGGCTGGGTATCGTGAGCGGCTTTGCCCGGGGCATCGACACGGCCGCCCACCGCGCCGCCATCGAAACCGGCGGCACCACCGTGGCCGTGCTGGGCTGCGGCGTAGATGTGGTCTATCCCGCGGAGAACCGCCAGCTGTACCGGTCCCTCCTGGAGCAGGGCTTGGCGCTGTCGGAATACCCTCTAGGCACTGGCCCGGACGGCCACCATTTTCCCCAGCGCAATCGCATTATCAGCGGACTGGCCCTGGGGACTCTGGTGGTGGAGGCAGGCCGTGGCAGCGGCGCCCTCATCACCGCCTACCATTCCCTGGACCAGGACCGTGAAGTCTATGCCCTGCCGGGCCCGGTGGACAGCCAGCGCTCGGCCGGGTGCCACGAGCTGATCCAGAAGGGGGCCAAACTCGTCACCAGGGTGGAGGACATCCTTTTCGAATTGAAACCGCCCTACTCCGCGCAACCCGGCCAGCAGTTTGACCTGTTGCGGGAGGCCGACCTGGCCGGTTCTGAGCGCGATATTGTAGACTACCTGCAGCGCGAGCCGGTGCCGGTGGACCGCATGGCTGAAGACCTGCGGCTGGACGTCTCCGAGCTGTTGGGGCTGCTCCTGCACCTGGAGATGAAGGGGCTGGTGGTGCAGACGGCCGGCAAGCAGTTCGCCAGGGGATAGCCAGGCGCACGGCGGTGGGTAAGGCGCCCTGCCGCGTGTCTATGATCACTTGACAAACGCCTGCAATGCCCTTATTATAGGACCGCTGACCGAGAAAGTCACATGACTCTACCCATCACACGCCTCCTTGCCCTCTTCCTGGCCTTGTTGGGCCTCGTGGGATGCGAGCTGCCCACAAATGGCAGTAATGGCCCCCGGGCAGCGGCTGTCACCATTTCTCCTGAACAACTCAACATCGCAATCGGCGAAACACTGCAGTTGCAAGTTGCCGTGCTTGGCGAAGACGGTCTGCCGTTGGCAAACCCGTCCATAAAGTGGAGCGTGGCGGCTCCTGCCATCCTCACTCTGATTGACGAGGGGCTGGTTCAGGGCAACGGCGAAGGTGAAACCGTGGTCCGAGCCACGGTGGGGGATTCGTTTGGTGAAGCTGAAGTTCGCGTCGCTGATGCCCTGCTCCTGGGGGAGGCCACCCTTGAAAACCAGACCGATCATAGTGCTCTTATGGTGAGCTGGCTCCCAGTAAGCGAGCCGCAAAGATTCGGAGGCGAAAGCACGGGCTACGTGGCCACCGATATCCGGGGCACCTATGCCCTTCCCCGCTTAGAGGATGGGGATTGGGTGGTGACGGCGGAATATCCCTATTACGCCCTGGCAAGGGACACGATTACCGTCAGTGAGGGCAGACCCGCGCAGCCGCTGAGGGCGCTGCACCTGACCCAGCAACTGGCATTCGAAGTGGTGCTCGAGCGCACGGAGTTCGCGGTGGATGATACGATCTGGGTAGCGTTTAAGGCCACCAACCTCACCAATGATACCCTTATCGTGGTTAGCAGAACCAGGCCGATTACCTATGGAGGGTACGCCCTGGCGGAAGAAGGAGAGCTCGTGCTGGTGGATGGGGGTGATAGAGGTTTAGCAGGTTACGTCTTCGGAGGAGGCGGCCAACCAGCTTTCGACGGCAGGGTGCTGCCACCGGGACACACACAGCTGGAAACAGCCGTGTACGAAATACCCTCCTTTAACCCCATTATTGAACTGGATTGGCTGTTCGAGGCTGGCGTCATTGAAAAAGGAAAAACCTATCAGGTATTCGCCGGATATGTCGCGGATTGGACCTATCCAGTCAATTTCTTCGGAGGTGACCTAAACGACAATGGGCTTCATAATGGGTTCTTCACTAGGTCATTATACAAGCGGTTAGTACCGGCGCTAATCAATATCGCCGAGTGATATAAAATCCATGAAAGGAACTGTTATGGACATGCAGAGACTGAGACCTTTACATGCCGCGTTGATCTTGGTTCTGCTCGCAGCCCCGGTAGCTGCTCAGGACTATTTCTACGACGCAAAGTATGTTGGGGAACGAATTCACCTGGTGCAGAGTAACGATGAAATCCTGGTAAAGTTCGGAGATGGCATCACGGACCAGGCACTGGCTGCGCTGAGCCAGGAAATGCAGTTGGACATCCGAAGTAAAAACCTCGACCGGCTTAGGTATGCTCGGCTGGGAGTCCCTATATCTAGCTCCTTTGACGGTATTTTGTTGGCTCTTCGACAACGTCCTGATGTTAAGAGAGCGATACCAGTACTGATCGATCAATATGGCGGACGCAGAGTATTTGTGCCCGGGCAATTCACCGTTCAATTCGTTGAGGGGCTGGGGGTGCAGACGGCCGGCAAGCAGTTCGCCAGGGGGTAGCCAGGCGCACGGCGGCGGCGGGGCCAGGGATTGGCTGGAGAGTCGAGTTTTGGCTGACACTGGCCTAGGCCCCCGTAGCGATTCGGAGTCAAGCATGGGGCTACATTGGGAGGAAAATCAGGTGATGAGTACTTGCCTGAAACTAAAACATAGCGTACACTACAACATAGGACAATATCCATTTGACATCACCTCTATTCAGTCTGCCGTGTTTCGCTTGACTTGCTTAACTTTAGTACGCAAATTTTACTATTAAATCCATACACATGGACATTTTCTCTATGTCACATCCGATGAACCGTGCTGCCGGCCTGGCCGCAGGTTTCTTTCTGCTTCTGGCCGGTTGCGAAGCACCAGATGAACATTTTTCCTCGCACAAGATTGTGTTTGTTTCAGATCGTGATGGTAGCCGTCAAATCTACATCATGGATGCAGACGGAAGTAATCAGACGCGACTGACGGAAGATG
The Candidatus Neomarinimicrobiota bacterium genome window above contains:
- a CDS encoding Ig-like domain-containing protein, which produces MTLPITRLLALFLALLGLVGCELPTNGSNGPRAAAVTISPEQLNIAIGETLQLQVAVLGEDGLPLANPSIKWSVAAPAILTLIDEGLVQGNGEGETVVRATVGDSFGEAEVRVADALLLGEATLENQTDHSALMVSWLPVSEPQRFGGESTGYVATDIRGTYALPRLEDGDWVVTAEYPYYALARDTITVSEGRPAQPLRALHLTQQLAFEVVLERTEFAVDDTIWVAFKATNLTNDTLIVVSRTRPITYGGYALAEEGELVLVDGGDRGLAGYVFGGGGQPAFDGRVLPPGHTQLETAVYEIPSFNPIIELDWLFEAGVIEKGKTYQVFAGYVADWTYPVNFFGGDLNDNGLHNGFFTRSLYKRLVPALINIAE
- the dprA gene encoding DNA-protecting protein DprA encodes the protein MLPDDVVITLGEVPGLGSRKVRAILSHFPDVSGWADLLACDLTSVEGISRTLADNVRAIDSGTGARQLAELPPLGARYVHYWHDDYPAQLRSLYDAPAGLFVRGSGDLSGDFIAVVGTRKPSTYGREQARRLSHELVAAGLGIVSGFARGIDTAAHRAAIETGGTTVAVLGCGVDVVYPAENRQLYRSLLEQGLALSEYPLGTGPDGHHFPQRNRIISGLALGTLVVEAGRGSGALITAYHSLDQDREVYALPGPVDSQRSAGCHELIQKGAKLVTRVEDILFELKPPYSAQPGQQFDLLREADLAGSERDIVDYLQREPVPVDRMAEDLRLDVSELLGLLLHLEMKGLVVQTAGKQFARG
- the obgE gene encoding GTPase ObgE, with amino-acid sequence MFIDSARITVKAGDGGHGLIAFRREKFVPKGGPSGGNGGRGGDVILLVDPQLGTLRDVRYHRRYRAKRGQHGGGGNKQGAVGAAVTVRVPPGTLVRDAGTRQPLADLTEPGQTYLAARGGRGGFGNAHFKSPTNQAPHEATDGAPGEQRDIDLELKVLADVGLVGFPNAGKSTLLSRLSRARPKIADYPFTTLEPNLGIVKVGDYRSFVMADIPGLIEGASRGKGLGLQFLRHVERTRLLLFLIDATLPEPVEAQLDVLRQELATYAVELLDREALVVLTKQDAWQQTPDTAALERAGHRLLAISAVTGEGLPELVQRIDAELQRSRERAPHSGADSHGLTTHAA